The sequence GTTGTGATATCAATTTGACATAGTCAGAGTTTTCTACTTTAGGTGGGGGTTGTTAGCTTGGTGGATGTTGTGGTGACATCATAGGTTTGGTGGTTGAAGGGTCATATTCAGGATAAAGGACATCCTTGGGCTATTCTAACTGTGTTTGGATCTTGAGCTGATAGTTTTCTGTCCtgttctttattaatttataaccTGATACTAGCAAGCAATCACAATTATTTTGGAAGAGAAAGTGATACACATTTTTTAATCTGTTCGGATTTCTCCTTTGTGATAACTTATATGGGAGGGTGAATAAATGGAAGGAGGTTGGAATTGATGGATGATACAAATTAGATTAAGCGGTATGGTAAGTAACACAAATCACCATGATTTCAAGGGCTTCAAGCTTTTAACTCTAGTGTATTCAGATCTGTCCTTTATTTTGAAGATTTCTAGTTTATTCAAAATTGAAACCTTTgtcttggttatttatttattatttagcaAAGTCAGATAGTTGCAATTTAGCATCAAGGCGTATGATTCCCTGTAACAATGCTTGAGGTACAATACATCAGTTATTATCTTATAATCAACTCGTTTCTAAGTTTGATTGTGTTTTTACAAGTATACTAGAATTGTGTCTTTGGGCAAATACATAAGCAGATATTTTTTGGAAGTTTTTCTGGCTAcattattttgttcttttctcATGGATGTGCGTATTTGCAGAAATCATTTTGAACTTCTGTTTCTAGATTGTAACTTGATGGCTGTCTGACTTGCCTGCATAGTTATTGCGTTGTTTTACCTTTGGAAAATCATTTGAGGTCTACCTCTTGCTGACCTAATAGTAACTCTACGTCTCATATCGGTAGGAGTTTGAGATCTAATTGTGTCTAAGCTTCAATTGTGCCAGAACTGCTTCTCTTTAAGGAGGTGAAGTTCGTAGGAAATAGAATATAGAAAAGCTTACTTGATTATTGGCTCATGTCTAATGTTCTGTTTACTTGGCTAGTCCTGATTTCACACTTGCTTTGATGTAATTGGATTTTTTCTATTGCTACTCCAACTTCTAATTTATTCACATTTTGTGTGTTCTCACTTCTTCAAATCTGTTGTGAGCTTATCCAACTCTTATTAGAGGCATAAGTGACTGAGTAATTGTTAGTTATACTTTTCTACCAGTTGAAATATAGATGCAATTCCTTTTCTCCCATCGTGTCATGAGATTTCAGCCAATTTGCCTTTTGAGATGAACTTATACTCTGCTCAATAATACCTTGTTTTAGAACCATTTTCTAATGTAAAGCAGTCTATCTACGTTCCTTTTTTCCTTGTGTTTTCTTGGGTAAAGGGGCAAGAGATGCAATTTGTTTAATAAGTTATTGTGGATACGTCAGAGCTGTATGGGACGGTgctcaacttatcttctaatgtCCTCTAGAGAAGACCGTGAGATAAATATGGCACTAGAATTATTACGTTTTCATCATTAGTTGCGCAAGGTGATGCCATTATGTGTGTCTAAAACTGCATAGTTTGGCAATGTTACTTTGTCACTCTCACAGAAATTGTAACGGCTGTATCTGTTGTGTAGGTACCGCGCAATCACCAGTGCCTACTACAGAGGTGCCGTGGGTGCTTTACTTGTCTATGATGTCACTCGACATTCCACATTTGAGAGTGTTGAGAGGTGGCTTAAGGAACTGAGAGATCATACGGACCCCAACATTGTTGTCATGCTTGTCGGAAACAAATCTGATCTACGACATCTGGTTGCAGTGCCGACTGAGGACGGTAAGTCTTTTGCAGAGAAGGAATCCCTCTACTTCATGGAAACTTCTGCCCTCGAGTCTACTAATGTCGACAGCGCATTTGCTGAAGTTCTCACTCAAATCTACCACGTCGTGAGTAGAAAAGCTATGGAGAATGATGGTGAGAATGGAAACGGAAATGTGCCTTCCAAAGGTGAAAAGATTGATATAGGTAAAGAAGTATCTGATGTCAAGAAATCCGGTTGCTGTTCGTCCTAAGGCTAACCTGTATTGCTGCGTCTGGTTCTAGGTACACCGGTAGTGTAAAATTATCAAGACTAGCGTTGATGCCATCCTTTTAAATTGTTTTCATTTGGTAGTAAAGAATGTCTTGTGTTAGAGAAGCTTTTCTAATGGAACCCTTTGTGTAGACCCTGTTATGGATTTACTATTGAAATCATTCTTTCTCTTTTCAATTACTTGAATTGAATTCTAGGTGTCTTGTTTTTGCTGTGGTGTTGGTATTCGAGTACTATTTTGATACTACTTATTTCATAACCAAATCATAAGAAATAGTTGTTGCTTTTTGTTTGTTGCTTTCATAAGACTCAGAGAGATACTCGTTTTACGCACATCATAATTTTCTTTGCTTTCAAAAATTTACGATTTCTCAATAGTCAAAACAAATAAGTATCTTATTTTGGGAAAATTCACTTTACCATTTGGATGAAAACAGTAAAATCTTTCAACCTAGCAAAGGGAATTTTCTTAGCCAAGCATCTTCAGCCAAATAAATAAGGATAGTATAGTAAGTTGGATAAAACATAAAACATTCTTCTAGattgagtgaaaaaaaaaaatctctttacaAACGTGTTTTCGGGGCGGGGTGTAATAAAATCGTTCGGGGCCGCAAATAAAAAGCGTAGATCTATAGGGCGTAAAGTTTCGGGCGCTCATAAAAACGTACGTTCGGATGttaaacttgatttttattattttaatttttttttttggttataatcttattttttattattgatgtaatgatatttatattatcttTGTTATGTAATAAAGAAAGCAAGGTTCCTAGAAAATGATGACACAaccataaataattttatttggataattatgcttgaaaattgataaaacagAGCTTTTTGAAGTTactagtttaaaaaaaaaataaaaaaaataaggcaGAGAGTTCATAGCACTATGTTCCTGaagtaactttatttattttttatcaatgaTCTTACAGTTATTATTATTCTCCTtctttgaaatatataaaaacaataataagTGCAGTATTAGTTGATAATAGGAACGACAAGTAGATGAGGTGaatgttgattttaattttagAGATTATCTCGactatatcattttttttattgttatcttTCTCAAATagtaattatgatttttaatttatattattgtcgatttattttaattagttgtagaattattaaaaaatttattttttcttatatttttagtaataaaattataaaataaaaatacatgaaaatacaCTCCGTAGATCCGTAAGACTTACGCTCCATATCTTGAGACTTATGTTTTGCCTCATGCTATGCAAAATTCTCGCCTCACATCCCCGCCttttaaaacattgaaaaaaaCTACTTAGTACACTTCCATTTGTAgatggaaaaaaagaaaggaaaaaatgggaatttttcCTTCCCTTATATTGAAAATCCCTATTATTTACATCTTATTTTATGAGACGAATCTTCTCCACGTACTCTTTATCATTTTCTTAACAACCAAATAATAAGCTATTTAATTTCCCTTGTTTTCTTGTTTGGTAACAAAACAGAAAGAGATCAAATGTAGATAGACTTTAGCAAGATTTCACTTTAGTTCATACtttaattaagttaatttataTTTGCCATTTGTCGAgaaagttaattaattaattaagcatATGTTTTCTTAATCTCATAATTGATTAATGACGTTAATCCATGACTTGCACGTGCAACATGTGGGGGCACGTATCACTTTAAAAGTTCATTAAAAGCTCTAAAACAACTTGATAatatatttaaagataaaaaataaaaatcaatcctAATCTccaaccaatatcaataattttacaatttaaaaatcataattatttacGAATAATATAAGGACAATTTGGGTCCCTCATTTAAGCCTCTTCACCTACTCActcaatattttatttgttatttttaatcatgattaACTAATTCTTAATACCTCCTGTCTTAACAAGCTAAGATAATGCCAATTTGATTCGAAATCATGTGTAACTACCATTATACAAGGGAACTGACAATCATAAACATACTTAACCAATCAAAATTATTCTTgagcagaaaaataaaaataattttggaacaACTCTTATACAACGTGTACAGCTATGATCTCATTGCTTAAAAGGTCAAAACTTTGGTTCATTTTGACTTTTAGGGTAGTCCAGCTAGCGAAGTTCGTAATGCGTCACATCaaatttgagtatttttgaaaAGTCATTATTCTATATAATTATAAGGTGAAAATTATTTACTTCAACTACAATGGCAACATACTTATTTTTCGAATAAATCCCACAAAAATGAGATTTGAGAAAGATGAGtgtagaaaaaatttattttatgtgagAGATAGAAagattgtttctgatagatccTCGCGGCTGGAGAATAAAAATAGTCTCAAGCCATACCTAAAATGAAGTATTAGAACTTAGAAGTATAAGAAATAACAAATGAAAACAAGACAATAGATAATAACAGAACagtaattataataaaatcatatgATAGTAGAAATACAAGATAacaaatagagagaaatcacagGTTCACCAACCATTGTGATAGGTTAATGGTCAAGGCGGATTCACCATATAGGATGGTTGCGGGTTCAAATCCCCTATCCAACAATTTTTAATagtataaatttaataataagcCTTTAAATCTGAAACAATAACTTCAACCAATGCACCAAGGTACCTTTTAATTTTCTACCGTTCATATTCTTCACAACCACTCAGTTTTTATCTTTCTTGTATTTCGTACATAACAAAAACTAATTCGTGCACCaagtttctttttttaaaataaaaaaaatcaaaataagctTACATACTCCCTGCATCCAAGATTATATGTAGTTTTTcactttttgaatttaaattaagtgaattttgattaaaattttaaaatattttatttttgatcatgTTGATATCAGAAGAATAGAAACTTATAGCACtaatattttgtaatatttttacatatctaaattctaattttaaaatattaacttaatcttatactatgatttaattttaaaatttcttgattctctaaatGAGGAAAAAGATACTCCTTATGTATAAAATAAACACATGGGATTTTGCTATTGGATTTATGCTACTTTACTTGCATTAGTGGAACCAAAAAAGAAACAATTAATAATAGGATCAATTGAATCTAATGGCTTTTGTTTCTTGTCCTTTTTCACTGCTTGGGTAAGCTctactcaatttttttttgtcgTCTTTCTCGTTTCCTTAATTTGCAAGAACTTATCAAGAAATTGGATAATTAAACCAAATTATTGGTaggatatattattatacatatagTTGTTCCACCATTATATCATATGTTtgcaaattaaaatcaaaattcttTAACAAGTTAATGACTACCGGCATGTAAGGCTTAAGCAAAGGTTTTGACACATGGTGATTTAATATATAGGATCTGACTAAAGATTTTTTTAATTGACAATTCACTTTAGTAGCAGTTGTAATAAATGTATCATCCGAAATTGACAGAATATAATATGTTTATCATCCACTTAAAATTTGGAactttaatgatatatatatatatatatatatatatatatatatatatatgcaggaATTTAAAATTCATGGAGTGCTCAATAATTCTATATATTTGTTAATACATAGAATGAACTATTAAAATCTAGCACTATTTCCCTGTATAAACATATTACCAATTATAGTGGATGATATATATAAACCGAGTAAAAACCTATCTTTCTTGTAGGTAAATGTAGTTATTCACTATCTTAATTCATGTGATATATTTTTGCTCCTCATAATCAATTGGATTATTCTTTGAGGCTAAATTTAATTAGATCActtaatattttaagataaatatttaaatatacgAAGAGGACTATAGATTGCAATTCTTCTCGTAAGCATGCAGGCTTATCGATCGGACGAACCATCATCATCCGCTTGTTTGTCACTTGCTCACTTTTATATTAAAAAGTAATCTTAAGAAATTGATAGAAGTTTACATAATTTGAATACCAAAAAGTGAAAAACTTAGTTATGTATAGGAAGtataattatttaatgaaattaGTGGGAGTATCGCACATACATATTGAGTTACAATTAGGACTTGAAATTTGTTGGTTTTGAATTTGccattaaattaattcattttaATTATTGGATTAGCAATGTGCATATTGAGTGACTCTTTTGATATAAATATAGGTTCTTAATTTGAAACTGTAA comes from Capsicum annuum cultivar UCD-10X-F1 chromosome 2, UCD10Xv1.1, whole genome shotgun sequence and encodes:
- the LOC107859185 gene encoding ras-related protein RABA1c, with amino-acid sequence MAGYRAEDDYDYLFKVVLIGDSGVGKSNLLSRFTRNEFSLESKSTIGVEFATKSLTVDNKVIKAQIWDTAGQERYRAITSAYYRGAVGALLVYDVTRHSTFESVERWLKELRDHTDPNIVVMLVGNKSDLRHLVAVPTEDGKSFAEKESLYFMETSALESTNVDSAFAEVLTQIYHVVSRKAMENDGENGNGNVPSKGEKIDIGKEVSDVKKSGCCSS